A window of Rhododendron vialii isolate Sample 1 chromosome 13a, ASM3025357v1 contains these coding sequences:
- the LOC131315003 gene encoding F-box/FBD/LRR-repeat protein At5g53840-like isoform X3, with the protein MNVEPDIPISNRGIDIKPNDRLTELPNEIFSFILSFLSIRDAVKARVLSRRCRHVFPSILHLEFDFHSVLGTNYEGRHSNEDSDISSEARAKFAAGVDQFFEIYKGEKINSLRICFALGNEHACYVDRWIAFAIRRNTEKLDLDFSANQINPFYYFPGQLLPETLYDFPCQFLPEANTSQLKHLYLNSCNLRPAPHHVGRLTPLKTLDLENMVLDQSSAKSIFSGFLNLEWLRLKNISLPETFCIDAPSLHLETLILHDCYGVKKIEVSSIGLTTFEYIGRVKSFTFLNVPQLEKVHIRFMCAYLNGTRYMFNGLANDLPQLQTLSLVLTTVELLPVPTSIRRFNHLKQLELFVVKSSDFNLLSLTSLLNAAPLLQKFHVSLYWGRFTGPRREQLYSKHVHFQLKEVEVHGFLGSSDEMELAIYLLNNAVSLERMILSPQRRLYHGGGKWTSSTCYSFRWEPKQAYDLLIKEKVNSHTKLIVS; encoded by the exons ATGAACGTGGAGCCGGATATTCCCATATCGAACCGG GGAATAGACATCAAACCCAATGATCGTCTTACTGAATTGCCGAAtgagattttctctttcattcTCTCATTTTTGAGCATTAGAGACGCTGTCAAGGCAAGGGTATTATCTAGGCGATGTAGACATGTCTTCCCATCCATATTGCATCTTGAATTTGATTTTCATTCGGTGCTTGGAACCAACTACGAGGGAAGGCACTCAAATGAAGATTCAGATATCTCATCGGAGGCCCGGGCTAAGTTTGCGGCAGGAGTCGATCAGTTTTTCGAGATTTACAAAGGTGAAAAAATCAACTCTCTTAGGATCTGTTTTGCCCTTGGAAATGAGCACGCTTGTTATGTTGATCGGTGGATCGCATTTGCAATTAGAAGGAATACTGAAAAGCTTGATCTTGACTTTTCAGCCAATCAAATCAATCCCTTCTATTATTTTCCCGGTCAGCTTCTTCCTGAAACCTTATATGATTTTCCCTGTCAGTTTCTTCCTGAAGCTAATACATCTCAGTTAAAGCATTTGTACCTAAACTCCTGCAATCTAAGGCCAGCTCCTCATCATGTTGGCAGGCTCACCCCTCTAAAAACTCTTGATTTAGAAAACATGGTTCTAGATCAAAGTAGTGCCAAGAGTATTTTCTCTGGTTTTTTGAACCttgaatggttgagattaaaGAACATCAGCCTACCCGAGACTTTCTGCATTGATGCTCCATCCCTCCATTTGGAGACGTTGATCTTACATGATTGCTATGGAGTAAAGAAAATAGAGGTCTCCTCCATTGGTCTCACCACATTTGAGTACATTGGCAGAGTAAAAAGTTTCACTTTTCTGAATGTTCCTCAGCTGGAAAAAGTCCATATCCGGTTCATGTGTGCGTACCTGAACGGCACACGATATATGTTCAATGGACTTGCGAATGATCTTCCTCAACTTCAAACACTATCACTAGTTTTGACAACAGTGGAG CTCCTTCCAGTGCCTACAAGCATAAGAAGATTCAACCATCTCAAACAATTGGAGTTGTTTGTTGTGAAATCATCAGACTTTAACCTTCTTTCTCTTACTTCACTTCTCAATGCTGCTCCCCTTCTGCAGAAATTCCATGTGTCG TTATATTGGGGGAGATTTACAGGTCCAAGAAGAGAGCAGTTGTACTCTAAACATGTGCATTTTCAACTGAAAGAAGTTGAAGTGCATGGATTTCTTGGGAGCTCGGATGAGAtggagcttgctatttatttgCTTAATAATGCTGTCTCACTTGAACGAATGATTCTGAGCCCGCAAAGGAGATTGTACCACGGAGGTGGAAAGTGGACGAGCTCTACATGCTATTCGTTTCGATGGGAACCAAAGCAGGCTTATGACTTGCTCATAAAAGAAAAGGTCAATTCACATACAAAATTAATTGTGTCGTGA
- the LOC131315003 gene encoding F-box/FBD/LRR-repeat protein At5g53840-like isoform X5, with the protein MNVEPDIPISNRGIDIKPNDRLTELPNEIFSFILSFLSIRDAVKARVLSRRCRHVFPSILHLEFDFHSVLGTNYEGRHSNEDSDISSEARAKFAAGVDQFFEIYKGEKINSLRICFALGNEHACYVDRWIAFAIRRNTEKLDLDFSANQINPFYYFPGQLLPETLYDFPCQFLPEANTSQLKHLYLNSCNLRPAPHHVGRLTPLKTLDLENMVLDQSSAKSIFSGFLNLEWLRLKNISLPETFCIDAPSLHLETLILHDCYGVKKIEVSSIGLTTFEYIGRVKSFTFLNVPQLEKVHIRFMCAYLNGTRYMFNGLANDLPQLQTLSLVLTTVELLPVPTSIRRFNHLKQLELFVVKSSDFNLLSLTSLLNAAPLLQKFHVSVQEESSCTLNMCIFN; encoded by the exons ATGAACGTGGAGCCGGATATTCCCATATCGAACCGG GGAATAGACATCAAACCCAATGATCGTCTTACTGAATTGCCGAAtgagattttctctttcattcTCTCATTTTTGAGCATTAGAGACGCTGTCAAGGCAAGGGTATTATCTAGGCGATGTAGACATGTCTTCCCATCCATATTGCATCTTGAATTTGATTTTCATTCGGTGCTTGGAACCAACTACGAGGGAAGGCACTCAAATGAAGATTCAGATATCTCATCGGAGGCCCGGGCTAAGTTTGCGGCAGGAGTCGATCAGTTTTTCGAGATTTACAAAGGTGAAAAAATCAACTCTCTTAGGATCTGTTTTGCCCTTGGAAATGAGCACGCTTGTTATGTTGATCGGTGGATCGCATTTGCAATTAGAAGGAATACTGAAAAGCTTGATCTTGACTTTTCAGCCAATCAAATCAATCCCTTCTATTATTTTCCCGGTCAGCTTCTTCCTGAAACCTTATATGATTTTCCCTGTCAGTTTCTTCCTGAAGCTAATACATCTCAGTTAAAGCATTTGTACCTAAACTCCTGCAATCTAAGGCCAGCTCCTCATCATGTTGGCAGGCTCACCCCTCTAAAAACTCTTGATTTAGAAAACATGGTTCTAGATCAAAGTAGTGCCAAGAGTATTTTCTCTGGTTTTTTGAACCttgaatggttgagattaaaGAACATCAGCCTACCCGAGACTTTCTGCATTGATGCTCCATCCCTCCATTTGGAGACGTTGATCTTACATGATTGCTATGGAGTAAAGAAAATAGAGGTCTCCTCCATTGGTCTCACCACATTTGAGTACATTGGCAGAGTAAAAAGTTTCACTTTTCTGAATGTTCCTCAGCTGGAAAAAGTCCATATCCGGTTCATGTGTGCGTACCTGAACGGCACACGATATATGTTCAATGGACTTGCGAATGATCTTCCTCAACTTCAAACACTATCACTAGTTTTGACAACAGTGGAG CTCCTTCCAGTGCCTACAAGCATAAGAAGATTCAACCATCTCAAACAATTGGAGTTGTTTGTTGTGAAATCATCAGACTTTAACCTTCTTTCTCTTACTTCACTTCTCAATGCTGCTCCCCTTCTGCAGAAATTCCATGTGTCG GTCCAAGAAGAGAGCAGTTGTACTCTAAACATGTGCATTTTCAACTGA
- the LOC131315004 gene encoding cell division control protein 2 homolog yields the protein MERYSLEDEELPPGSQAIVYVAKDNLTSKTMALKKIALAEEGEIPKSVIREASLLLDLRHDNIVRLDRVFVAEDSVYLALEYLPMDLNTHMAWHDDKYPALAKKFLKQILSGVSYCHSHKVWHRDLKPQNVLVDTRNEAIKICDFGLARGFVSPNLALSPEVVTLGYRAPEVLMGSGQYSSSIDLWSVGCIFAEMLTKEPLFYGTSEIEALDEIFRLLGTPTEDSWPGVSSLSGFPNEVIQAQPEYFGSVTRHLEAGGVDLLQRLLCLDPDRRITAEAALAHEYFTR from the exons ATGGAAAGG TATTCTCTTGAAGATGAAGAACTCCCACCAGGATCCCAAGCCATAGTTTATGTGGCCAAAGACAACTTGACTTCAAAAACTATGGCTTTGAAGAAAATTGCTTTGGCCGAGGAGGGGGAAATTCCAAAGAGTGTAATTCGAGAAGCCTCACTGTTATTGGATCTTCGACATGACAATATTGTGAG GTTGGACCGTGTATTTGTTGCTGAGGACTCCGTTTACTTGGCTTTGGAGTACCTCCCGATGGACTTGAATACTCACATGGCATGGCATGATGATAAGTACCCAGCTTTAGCCAAG AAATTTCTGAAGCAGATTCTTTCCGGGGTGTCTTACTGCCACTCCCATAAAGTTTGGCACAGAGACTTGAAGCCTCAAAATGTGCTCGTAGATACGAGAAATGAAGCAATCAAGATCTGTGACTTTGGGCTTGCTAGGGGCTTTGTTAGCCCTAATCTTGCCCTTAGTCCTGAG GTAGTAACACTTGGTTACCGTGCTCCTGAAGTCCTAATGGGGTCCGGTCAGTACTCGAGTTCTATTGATTTGTGGTCAGTGGGCTGCATATTTGCTGAGATGCTGACTAAGGAACCCTTGTTTTATGGGACTTCTGAAATTGAGGCTTTGGACGAAATTTTTAG GTTGTTGGGTACTCCCACGGAGGATTCTTGGCCAGGAGTGTCTTCGCTTTCAGGATTTCCCAATGAAGTGATTCAGGCACAGCCTGAG TATTTTGGATCTGTCACTAGACACCTTGAAGCTGGTGGAGTTGATCTTCTTCAGAGGCTTCTTTGCTTGGACCCAGACAGGCGGATAACAGCAGAAGCAGCTCTGGCTCACGAGTATTTTACTCGTTGA
- the LOC131315003 gene encoding F-box/FBD/LRR-repeat protein At5g53840-like isoform X2 — translation MNVEPDIPISNRGIDIKPNDRLTELPNEIFSFILSFLSIRDAVKARVLSRRCRHVFPSILHLEFDFHSVLGTNYEGRHSNEDSDISSEARAKFAAGVDQFFEIYKGEKINSLRICFALGNEHACYVDRWIAFAIRRNTEKLDLDFSANQINPFYYFPGQLLPETLYDFPCQFLPEANTSQLKHLYLNSCNLRPAPHHVGRLTPLKTLDLENMVLDQSSAKSIFSGFLNLEWLRLKNISLPETFCIDAPSLHLETLILHDCYGVKKIEVSSIGLTTFEYIGRVKSFTFLNVPQLEKVHIRFMCAYLNGTRYMFNGLANDLPQLQTLSLVLTTVELLPVPTSIRRFNHLKQLELFVVKSSDFNLLSLTSLLNAAPLLQKFHVSLYWGRFTGPRREQLYSKHVHFQLKEVEVHGFLGSSDEMELAIYLLNNAVSLERMILSPQRRLYHGGGKWTSSTCYSFRWEPKQAYDLLIKEKKIFTDVCVDREVSYIA, via the exons ATGAACGTGGAGCCGGATATTCCCATATCGAACCGG GGAATAGACATCAAACCCAATGATCGTCTTACTGAATTGCCGAAtgagattttctctttcattcTCTCATTTTTGAGCATTAGAGACGCTGTCAAGGCAAGGGTATTATCTAGGCGATGTAGACATGTCTTCCCATCCATATTGCATCTTGAATTTGATTTTCATTCGGTGCTTGGAACCAACTACGAGGGAAGGCACTCAAATGAAGATTCAGATATCTCATCGGAGGCCCGGGCTAAGTTTGCGGCAGGAGTCGATCAGTTTTTCGAGATTTACAAAGGTGAAAAAATCAACTCTCTTAGGATCTGTTTTGCCCTTGGAAATGAGCACGCTTGTTATGTTGATCGGTGGATCGCATTTGCAATTAGAAGGAATACTGAAAAGCTTGATCTTGACTTTTCAGCCAATCAAATCAATCCCTTCTATTATTTTCCCGGTCAGCTTCTTCCTGAAACCTTATATGATTTTCCCTGTCAGTTTCTTCCTGAAGCTAATACATCTCAGTTAAAGCATTTGTACCTAAACTCCTGCAATCTAAGGCCAGCTCCTCATCATGTTGGCAGGCTCACCCCTCTAAAAACTCTTGATTTAGAAAACATGGTTCTAGATCAAAGTAGTGCCAAGAGTATTTTCTCTGGTTTTTTGAACCttgaatggttgagattaaaGAACATCAGCCTACCCGAGACTTTCTGCATTGATGCTCCATCCCTCCATTTGGAGACGTTGATCTTACATGATTGCTATGGAGTAAAGAAAATAGAGGTCTCCTCCATTGGTCTCACCACATTTGAGTACATTGGCAGAGTAAAAAGTTTCACTTTTCTGAATGTTCCTCAGCTGGAAAAAGTCCATATCCGGTTCATGTGTGCGTACCTGAACGGCACACGATATATGTTCAATGGACTTGCGAATGATCTTCCTCAACTTCAAACACTATCACTAGTTTTGACAACAGTGGAG CTCCTTCCAGTGCCTACAAGCATAAGAAGATTCAACCATCTCAAACAATTGGAGTTGTTTGTTGTGAAATCATCAGACTTTAACCTTCTTTCTCTTACTTCACTTCTCAATGCTGCTCCCCTTCTGCAGAAATTCCATGTGTCG TTATATTGGGGGAGATTTACAGGTCCAAGAAGAGAGCAGTTGTACTCTAAACATGTGCATTTTCAACTGAAAGAAGTTGAAGTGCATGGATTTCTTGGGAGCTCGGATGAGAtggagcttgctatttatttgCTTAATAATGCTGTCTCACTTGAACGAATGATTCTGAGCCCGCAAAGGAGATTGTACCACGGAGGTGGAAAGTGGACGAGCTCTACATGCTATTCGTTTCGATGGGAACCAAAGCAGGCTTATGACTTGCTCATAAAAGAAAAG AAAATCTTCACTGATGTTTGCGTTGATAGAGAGGTTTCATATATTGCTTAG
- the LOC131313667 gene encoding uncharacterized protein LOC131313667: MFFCCMLLLFKVFAFALLQLNHHNAQSSPFGYIKAVSVFVSTHQKPSFTSSSAIYICSLEKESRDTSWFDGQSRAILRGLSGNRVNPERQTPIQPPTPVSYRYLVANANYRKGRRT; this comes from the exons ATGTTCTTCTGCTGCATGCTGCTGTTGTTCAAGGTATTTGCTTTTGCATTGCTCCAGCTGAATCATCACAATGCACAAA GCTCCCCTTTCGGCTATATAAAGGCAGTCTCTGTCTTTGTTTCAACACACCAAAAACCAAGCTTCACTTCTTCTTCTGCAATCTACATTTGTTCTCTCGAGAAAGAGAGTAGAGATACAAGTTGGTTCGATGGGCAGTCTAGAGCAATACTCCGGGGACTGAGTGGGAACCGAGTAAACCCTGAGAGACAAACACCGATTCAACCTCCAACACcg GTATCCTACAGATACCTTGTTGCCAACGCAAATTATAGAAAAGGGAGGCGGACTTGA
- the LOC131315003 gene encoding F-box/FBD/LRR-repeat protein At5g53840-like isoform X1, with the protein MNVEPDIPISNRGIDIKPNDRLTELPNEIFSFILSFLSIRDAVKARVLSRRCRHVFPSILHLEFDFHSVLGTNYEGRHSNEDSDISSEARAKFAAGVDQFFEIYKGEKINSLRICFALGNEHACYVDRWIAFAIRRNTEKLDLDFSANQINPFYYFPGQLLPETLYDFPCQFLPEANTSQLKHLYLNSCNLRPAPHHVGRLTPLKTLDLENMVLDQSSAKSIFSGFLNLEWLRLKNISLPETFCIDAPSLHLETLILHDCYGVKKIEVSSIGLTTFEYIGRVKSFTFLNVPQLEKVHIRFMCAYLNGTRYMFNGLANDLPQLQTLSLVLTTVELLPVPTSIRRFNHLKQLELFVVKSSDFNLLSLTSLLNAAPLLQKFHVSVSHQNLSYELYWGRFTGPRREQLYSKHVHFQLKEVEVHGFLGSSDEMELAIYLLNNAVSLERMILSPQRRLYHGGGKWTSSTCYSFRWEPKQAYDLLIKEKVNSHTKLIVS; encoded by the exons ATGAACGTGGAGCCGGATATTCCCATATCGAACCGG GGAATAGACATCAAACCCAATGATCGTCTTACTGAATTGCCGAAtgagattttctctttcattcTCTCATTTTTGAGCATTAGAGACGCTGTCAAGGCAAGGGTATTATCTAGGCGATGTAGACATGTCTTCCCATCCATATTGCATCTTGAATTTGATTTTCATTCGGTGCTTGGAACCAACTACGAGGGAAGGCACTCAAATGAAGATTCAGATATCTCATCGGAGGCCCGGGCTAAGTTTGCGGCAGGAGTCGATCAGTTTTTCGAGATTTACAAAGGTGAAAAAATCAACTCTCTTAGGATCTGTTTTGCCCTTGGAAATGAGCACGCTTGTTATGTTGATCGGTGGATCGCATTTGCAATTAGAAGGAATACTGAAAAGCTTGATCTTGACTTTTCAGCCAATCAAATCAATCCCTTCTATTATTTTCCCGGTCAGCTTCTTCCTGAAACCTTATATGATTTTCCCTGTCAGTTTCTTCCTGAAGCTAATACATCTCAGTTAAAGCATTTGTACCTAAACTCCTGCAATCTAAGGCCAGCTCCTCATCATGTTGGCAGGCTCACCCCTCTAAAAACTCTTGATTTAGAAAACATGGTTCTAGATCAAAGTAGTGCCAAGAGTATTTTCTCTGGTTTTTTGAACCttgaatggttgagattaaaGAACATCAGCCTACCCGAGACTTTCTGCATTGATGCTCCATCCCTCCATTTGGAGACGTTGATCTTACATGATTGCTATGGAGTAAAGAAAATAGAGGTCTCCTCCATTGGTCTCACCACATTTGAGTACATTGGCAGAGTAAAAAGTTTCACTTTTCTGAATGTTCCTCAGCTGGAAAAAGTCCATATCCGGTTCATGTGTGCGTACCTGAACGGCACACGATATATGTTCAATGGACTTGCGAATGATCTTCCTCAACTTCAAACACTATCACTAGTTTTGACAACAGTGGAG CTCCTTCCAGTGCCTACAAGCATAAGAAGATTCAACCATCTCAAACAATTGGAGTTGTTTGTTGTGAAATCATCAGACTTTAACCTTCTTTCTCTTACTTCACTTCTCAATGCTGCTCCCCTTCTGCAGAAATTCCATGTGTCGGTGAGTCATCAAAATCTTTCCTATGAG TTATATTGGGGGAGATTTACAGGTCCAAGAAGAGAGCAGTTGTACTCTAAACATGTGCATTTTCAACTGAAAGAAGTTGAAGTGCATGGATTTCTTGGGAGCTCGGATGAGAtggagcttgctatttatttgCTTAATAATGCTGTCTCACTTGAACGAATGATTCTGAGCCCGCAAAGGAGATTGTACCACGGAGGTGGAAAGTGGACGAGCTCTACATGCTATTCGTTTCGATGGGAACCAAAGCAGGCTTATGACTTGCTCATAAAAGAAAAGGTCAATTCACATACAAAATTAATTGTGTCGTGA
- the LOC131315003 gene encoding F-box/LRR-repeat protein At3g58900-like isoform X4 codes for MNVEPDIPISNRGIDIKPNDRLTELPNEIFSFILSFLSIRDAVKARVLSRRCRHVFPSILHLEFDFHSVLGTNYEGRHSNEDSDISSEARAKFAAGVDQFFEIYKGEKINSLRICFALGNEHACYVDRWIAFAIRRNTEKLDLDFSANQINPFYYFPGQLLPETLYDFPCQFLPEANTSQLKHLYLNSCNLRPAPHHVGRLTPLKTLDLENMVLDQSSAKSIFSGFLNLEWLRLKNISLPETFCIDAPSLHLETLILHDCYGVKKIEVSSIGLTTFEYIGRVKSFTFLNVPQLEKVHIRFMCAYLNGTRYMFNGLANDLPQLQTLSLVLTTVELLPVPTSIRRFNHLKQLELFVVKSSDFNLLSLTSLLNAAPLLQKFHVSVSHQNLSYEVMSYIGGDLQVQEESSCTLNMCIFN; via the exons ATGAACGTGGAGCCGGATATTCCCATATCGAACCGG GGAATAGACATCAAACCCAATGATCGTCTTACTGAATTGCCGAAtgagattttctctttcattcTCTCATTTTTGAGCATTAGAGACGCTGTCAAGGCAAGGGTATTATCTAGGCGATGTAGACATGTCTTCCCATCCATATTGCATCTTGAATTTGATTTTCATTCGGTGCTTGGAACCAACTACGAGGGAAGGCACTCAAATGAAGATTCAGATATCTCATCGGAGGCCCGGGCTAAGTTTGCGGCAGGAGTCGATCAGTTTTTCGAGATTTACAAAGGTGAAAAAATCAACTCTCTTAGGATCTGTTTTGCCCTTGGAAATGAGCACGCTTGTTATGTTGATCGGTGGATCGCATTTGCAATTAGAAGGAATACTGAAAAGCTTGATCTTGACTTTTCAGCCAATCAAATCAATCCCTTCTATTATTTTCCCGGTCAGCTTCTTCCTGAAACCTTATATGATTTTCCCTGTCAGTTTCTTCCTGAAGCTAATACATCTCAGTTAAAGCATTTGTACCTAAACTCCTGCAATCTAAGGCCAGCTCCTCATCATGTTGGCAGGCTCACCCCTCTAAAAACTCTTGATTTAGAAAACATGGTTCTAGATCAAAGTAGTGCCAAGAGTATTTTCTCTGGTTTTTTGAACCttgaatggttgagattaaaGAACATCAGCCTACCCGAGACTTTCTGCATTGATGCTCCATCCCTCCATTTGGAGACGTTGATCTTACATGATTGCTATGGAGTAAAGAAAATAGAGGTCTCCTCCATTGGTCTCACCACATTTGAGTACATTGGCAGAGTAAAAAGTTTCACTTTTCTGAATGTTCCTCAGCTGGAAAAAGTCCATATCCGGTTCATGTGTGCGTACCTGAACGGCACACGATATATGTTCAATGGACTTGCGAATGATCTTCCTCAACTTCAAACACTATCACTAGTTTTGACAACAGTGGAG CTCCTTCCAGTGCCTACAAGCATAAGAAGATTCAACCATCTCAAACAATTGGAGTTGTTTGTTGTGAAATCATCAGACTTTAACCTTCTTTCTCTTACTTCACTTCTCAATGCTGCTCCCCTTCTGCAGAAATTCCATGTGTCGGTGAGTCATCAAAATCTTTCCTATGAGGTTATGAG TTATATTGGGGGAGATTTACAGGTCCAAGAAGAGAGCAGTTGTACTCTAAACATGTGCATTTTCAACTGA